A stretch of DNA from Verrucomicrobiia bacterium:
CATCCATTCCCCCCATTCCGGCGCCCGCCGCAGCCCCCGCGGCCTTGTACAACTCCTCCGAGGCCGCCTGCCACGCCTGGTTCAACGCCTCGCTGGCCGCCTTGATCGCCGCCGCGTCCCCGTCCTTCAATGCGCTCTGAACCGCCTTCACCGCCCCCTCGATCGCCGCCTTCTTGTCCGCGCCGAGCTTCGCGCCCGCCTCCTTCAACATCTTCTCGGACCGGTACACCGCGTTGTCCGCCTCGTTCCGTGCCTCCACAATGTCCCGCTGGCGCCGATCCTCCTCGGCGTGTGACTCCGCGTCCCGGCGCATCCGCTCCACCTCGTCCTTCGACAGACCGCTGGACGCCGTGATGGTGATCTTCTGTTCCTTGCCGGTCCCAAGATCCTTCGCGCTGACATGCAGGATCCCGTTGGCGTCAATGTCGAACGTCACCTCAATCTGCGGCACCCCGCGCGGCGCCGGCGGAATGTCCGTGAGTTGAAACTTCCCGATCGTCTTGTTGTCCCGCGCAAACTGGCGTTCCCCCTGCAGGACGTGGATCTCCACCCCCGGCTGACTGTCACTCGCCGTCGAGAAGATTTCCGACTTCCGCGTCGGAACCGTCGTGTTTCGCTCGATCAACCGCGTGAACACACCCCCGAGCGTCTCGATTCCCAGCGAGAGCGGTGTCACATCCAGCAGCAACACATCCTTGACGTCGCCCTTGAGCACTCCTCCCTGGATCGCCGCCCCAATCGCCACCACCTCGTCCGGATTCACCCCCTGGTGCGGCTGCTTGTTCGCCAAACTCCGTGCAGTCTCCACCACCCGGGGCATCCGCGTCATCCCTCCCACCAAAACCAACTCATCGATCTTGTCGCTGGTGATGCCCGCATCCTTCAGGCAATTCCGCACAGGCGCGATGGTCCGCTCGAAAAGATCGTCGCACAGCTGCTCCAGCCGGGCCCGGGTCAGCGCCTTCTGAATGTGCTTCGGACCGCTGGCGTCGGCCGTGATGAAAGGGAGATTGATGTCGTACTGCTGGGACGAGCTCAGCGCGATCTTCGCCTTCTCGGCCTCCTCCTTGATGCGCTGCAGCGCATCCGGCTGACGCCGCAGATCCATCCCCGTGTCCTGCCGGAACTCGTCCAGAATCCAGTCGATCAGCCGGTTGTCCCAGTCGTCCCCCCCAAGATGCGTGTCTCCATTCGTTGCCTTGACCTCGAAGACTCCCTCACCGATCTCTAGGGCCGAAATATCGAAGGTCCCGCCGCCAAGATCATACACGGCGATCAGTTCATCCTTCTTCTTGTCCAACCCGTAGGCCAGAGACGCAGCCGTCGGTTCATTGATGATGCGAAGCACCTCCAGGCCCGCGATCCGTCCCGCATCCTTCGTTGCCTGTCGCTGCGAATCATTGAAGTAAGCGGGAACCGTGATCACGGCCTGTGTGATCGTCTCGCCCAGCCGCATCTCGGCGTCCGCCTTCAGCTTGGCCAGGATCATCGCCGAGATCTCCGGGGGACTGAACCGCTTCGTCTCCCCGTTCATCTCCACCTCGACGTGGGCATCCCCGTTCGAAGCCTCCACCACCCGGTACGGCACCCGTTTGATCTCCTCCTGCACCTCGGAGAACTTCCGCCCCATGAACCGCTTGATCGAGTAAACCGTGTTGCGCGGGTTGGTCACCGCCTGACGCTTGGCAGCCTCCCCCACGATCCGCTCCCCCGTCTTCGTGAAAGCCACCACCGACGGCGTCGTCCGGCGACCCTCGGAGTTCTCCAGCACGATGGGTTCTCCCGCCTCCATCACCGCCATGCAGGAATTCGTCGTTCCCAAATCGATGCCTAAGACTTTCGCCATACCCATTCCTGGCAAGCGCACGCCATGCCAGACCCGCTGAAAATTCCCAACTCGCTTCAAATAAACACTTTGCAATTCAACCACAGCATCCAACCACCCTTCGCCCACGCTCTGGTGAGCCACTTTGGCGCACTGTGAGACACATTGCCCCGCCCACCGCCCACGCATGGGCTCCCATCCAGAAGTTACTCTCCCGGACGGTCGGAAGGAGTCCCTCAGGCCATCGTTCCGCCCAATCTGTTTCGTTATCGCCCCGCAGAACCCCAGGCTGGGACCGGAAAAGGTTTTGACCTCAACAGATTGTGGCCGTACACCCGGCGCCAGCCATTCGTCGTGGATCGCCCCGCATGCAAGTGACGTTTTACTGCCTCCTCGCCCAAAGCAGCTTGCTCGATAACTTCGACCGGGCGACGCCAGCCGGCAAAATCGTCATCGGCATCCTCATCGTGTTCTCGATGTTCGCCTGGTCGGTCATGACCTCCAAGGCCTTCCAGATGAGGAGAGCCAGGCGCCTCAATACCCTCTTCCGGGCCGAGTACCTCAGGCAACGTAGTGTCGTCGAAATCCACAGCCGCCGGGTCAACGTCGATGGCTGCCCCCTCTTCAGCATCTACGAGGATGGCTGCGCCGAACTGGTCCAACGCCTCCAGTCCTCCTCCCCGACGGTCGACCCGTCCTCCGCCATCGAAGGCAGGGAACTCAGCCTGAAATCCATGGAACTGGTCAAGGGAGCCCTGGAACGAAGCGTCGCCCGCGAATCTCTCAGGCTCGAAGCCGGCCTGATCCTCCTCGCCATCGCCGTCAGTGGTGCCCCCTTCCTCGGCCTGTTGGGGACCGTCTGGGGCGTGATGGACGCCTTCGCCGCCGTGGCGGCCGGCGTGACCGGGGCTGCCACCCTCCAGATGATGGCGCCCGGCGTCGCCGGGGCGCTGATCACCACCGTGGCAGGCCTGATGGTCGCCATCCCGTCGATGTTCGGTTACAACTGGCTCGTTCACACCCTTCGGGTCCTGACGGTCGAGATGGACAACTTCGCCCAGGAGGTGGCCGCCCGGATGGAGGTCGAGTTCCTCGAGGAACATGGCCCGGCGGAGGAACCCCGTCCCTGACCCCCATGCGCCGCTTCTCCCAGAAGAATGCGCTGGTGACGCTGTCGGATATCAATGTCACCCCTTTGCTCGATCTGGCGTTCGTGCTCCTGATCATCTTCGTGATCACCACCCCGCTCCTCGAACAGGGCATGTCCCTCGAATTGCCCCGCGGTGGACGTCCCGACGATCCCCAACTCGAACAGTCCGACCTGAGAACGGTCGAGGTGACCCCCCAGGGCACCTACCTCCTCGATGGCGAACCGCAGTCCCTCGACGCCCTTGAACTCCGCCTGGTCGATGAGGCCGGACGCAACCCCCGCCTGGTCGTCGTCGTCCGGGGTGACCGGCGAACCTCCTGGGAATCCGTGGCCAACGTCGTCGATCGGTGCCAGCGTCGCGGCATCACCCGCATCCACTTCCGAACCGTCCCCGAATGAGTGGCTCCCGACTCCAACGACGATGCCTGGCAGCGTCCGCGCTCCTCCATGCCGGATTGCTGGCCGTGGTCGTCCTGGCGCCCGCCTTTCGCCCTCATCGCATCGACCTGCTGAGCGCCGGCCCCCCCATCGAACTGGTCCCGAGCGCCCTCGTGGAAGCCGCCCTCGCTCCCGCCCCAGCACCCCGGGAGCAACCCCGCGAAACCCCGCCGCATCAACCCGACCCGACTCCGCCACCGGTCACCCCACCACCTGTCACTCCACCCGTCCGACAGCCCCAACCCCCGCCCGCTCAGTCGCCGCGGCCCCGAACCGACAACCCGCCCCGTCCCGCCCTCCCGGAAACGCCCCGCCCCGACACCGCCGCCGCCCGCAAGTCAACGCCCCCCGCCTCCAAGGCCCCCGAACGCACCAGTCCCACCTTCGACTTCAGCAAGGCCAAGGCCGCGGAACGGCCTGCCACCCGGGCTCCCGAGCCCGCGACCAAGGCGCCTTCGCCGCCCCGTTGGCAATCCCTGGATCGTCAACTGGCCAACGCCGCCGGCTCCCTCGCCCAATCCACCACCCGCAGCACCGTGGATGTCCAGATTTCGGGAAGTGGCGGAACCGCCACCCGGGCCTGGCAGGTCCGCCAAGCCTACGATCGCGCCTGGACCACCCCTTCGCAGTCGGGCGATACATCGGGAACCACCGAGGTCGAAGTGGTCATTCGCGGCGCCGGCATCATCGTGAACTCCCGGATTCTCCGTCGATCCGGCAACGCCGTTCTGGATCGCTCCGTCGAAAGTGCCCTGCGCGCCGTGCAACGCATTCAGCCCTTCGACGCCCTTCCCGACAACGCCACCGTCACCTTCACCATCGGCTTCAATCTCCAGAACAGACGTCCCCTCTGAGTACCCATGTTGCCATCCTGCCCCATACCCCTCTCCCGTCGGCGCTGGCTCGGCCTGATGACCGCCGCCATTCCGGCGGTGACCCTCGGCCAGAATCAGATCGTCATCTCCCGCCTGGGAGGCCCGGCCCCCATCCCCATCGCCCTCACCGGCTACACCGGCGAGGCCGCCGCGGTCCTCCGCTTCGACCTCGAAATCGCCGGATGCCGCATCGTCCCCGAATCCGAGGCGCACTACACACTCGCGGCCGGCTCCGGAACACGGTTGGAAGGGCGCCTGACCGACCGCGGCGGAACCGTGCTCCTCGGCCGCGCCTACACGGCAGGCACCCCCCGGCAGCAGGCCCACGCCCTGTCCGACGACGTCGTGCAGGCCCTCGGCGGGCGCGGCATCGCCCAGACCCGGATCGCGTTCAAATGCGAACTGTCCCAGGGGAAGTCGGAGATCTTCGTGTCGGACTACGACGGGCACGGCGCCCAGCAGGTGACGCGGGATGGATCCATCGTGGCGGCACCCACCTGGGTCCCCGGAAAGCTGACCCTGCTCTACACCTCGTACCGACTCGGCAACCCCGACATCTTCCTGCACGATCTCAGTTCCGGCTCCCGCCGCCCGTTTTCACGTCAGGCCGGGCTGAACACTTCCGCAACGGTCTCCGCCGACGGACAGAGAGTGGCCATGATCCTGAGCAAGGACGGAAGTCCCAACCTCTACGTCAGCCATCTCGACGGCTCCGGACTCACCCGTCTCACCAACAATCGCCAGGGCGACTCATCGCCCTGCTGGTCGCCCGACAACCGAACGCTCTGCTACTCCTCGCGCTCCGGCGGACCCTCGACCCTCTATACCCTTCCCGCCAGCGGTGGAACGCCCCGGCGCCTCCGCCTGGCTGGGGTGACCAACGGCACCGAACCCGATTGGTCCCCGGACGGGCAGCAGATCGCCTTCACCACCCAGCGCGGCGGCGGCTTCGAGATCTGCGTCGTCCCTGCCAATGGAGGCGACGTCACCGCCCTGGTCCCGGGCGAAGACCCCGTCTGGGCACCCAACTCACGCAACATCGTGTACACCCGGCGTCATTCGGGCGGGGTCCGGGCTTTGTCTCTGCTTGACGTTCCCACCCGCCAAACGAAGGATTTGCCCCGTCTTTCGGGGAGCTGTTCTCAGCCGACTTGGGCGCGGTAGTCCTCCTCCGATTCCGACCTACATCACCATGAAAAGTGCACTGTTCACCAAGGCGTTCACACTGACCGCCGTCCTGGTGATCGCTCTGACGTCGGGTTGCCGCCGCAAGCCAACCGGTATCACCCCACTCCCCGACGGCGCGCGTATGGGCGCCTCCGACATCCAGTACCCGCAACCGGGCGGCCCGTCCGATCTCGCCGGCTTCGACACCGTCGGCGGGTTCGGCGATGGAACCGGCGTTCAGGGTACCGACCTCGGCGGGCTGGGAACCCCCGTGACCCCCGGAACGAACCTCGCCATGTCCGGGGGCCCCCTCGACCGCTCGATGTACCGGGAAGATCGCTCCTTCTTTGCCGCCAATGTGGTTTACTTCGATTTCGACAGCTCTGTCGTGAAGACCTCGGAGCGGGGCAAGGTCACCGCCGTGGCTGACTACCTCCGCTCCAACCCGGCCGCCTCCGTCGAGGTCGAGGGGCATTGCGACGAACGCGGCACCGAGGAATACAATCGATCCCTCGGTGAACGCCGGGCCCTGGCCGTTCGCGAAGAAATTGCGCTCCAGGGGATCGACCCGCGCCGCGTGTTCACCATCAGTTACGGCGAGGATCGCCCCGCCGTCCAAGGCCAGAACGAATACGCCTGGAGCCGAAACCGCCGAGGTGAATTCGTCCTGCTGTCGCCTCGCTGAGGCCTCGGGCCTTTGCGGCGTCCCGTGCCTCCCGACGGGCTCCACGCAGGGTCGTGCGGGATGCCTGCCCGTCGGAGTGGGCCTTGGCAAGGGATCGCTCACATGGCCGTCGGACAGCGGCCTCATAGGTCTCGATGAGTCGCGGCGTCCGGTCCTCCCAACCACCAACCTCCCACCCGCCACTCTGAAACGTATCGCTCAGCGTTCAGAGGGGACATTGGTCCTTTACATGGGCCCCCCCTCGGCGAAGGTTGCCCCAGAAAGAAAGTCGTTACTATGAATCTGCCCCTCCTGGCCATGCTCGGATGGCCCGAAATCATCGGAATCCTCGTTGTCGTCCTCGTCCTGTTCGGAGCCAAGAAGCTACCCGAACTCGCCCGCGGCCTGGGCCAGGGCCTCAAGGAGTTCAAGAAGGCGACCCGCGAAGTGCAGGACGATCTCCAGCGGGCCATCGAGGAGGATCCCCAGCACCCACCGCAGGAACCGCCCCGCCGCGTGGCCGAACGCCCCGCTGACCGGCCCGTCGCTCACAACCCCTCCGCCCACGCGCCGTCCGAGCACGCTTCCCCTTCCGCGCAGGAGCCTTCCTCCCGCCCCCACGCCTAAGCTCTCCGCTCCCCTCCCCGCATGGCTGTGGATTCGCCGCCGCCGCCCGATGTCGATCCGGAAGACGAGGGCGGCGGTCCCGTCAAGCCGTTTCTCGATCATCTCGAGGATCTGCGCTGGACCGTCATCAAGGTCCTGGCGGCCGTGATCGTCTCGATGTTCGTCTGCCTCGTCGCCGGCAGACAACTGGTCCAGCTCCTGACGTGGCCGCTGATCCAGTCCCAGCAGTTGATCGCGTCCACCAACGTGACCGCCGTCATCCGCGCGGGCGACATGGTGATCGGCCGTGTCCCGATAGGAGGCCATGCCACGAATCTCGCGGCTCCCGCCCTCCCCCCCTCCTTCCAGGTGGTCATCGTGCCCGACGGCACAAACTTCACCCTCCAACTCGAGCCGGAGCCTTTTTCCATCACGCCCCGAACCGACCCCGACGTTCCGATGCTCAAGAACTACAGCCCGATCGGGGGCATCATCGTCGCGTTGAAACTGGCCCTCTACGGGGGCATGTCCCTCGCGGCCCCCTTCGTGATGTTGTTCATCGGGCAGTTTGTCCTTCCGGCCATGCGCCGCCACGAGAAGCAGTTCATCTACCGGGCCGTGGCCATTGGGGTGGGTCTCTTCATCGTCGGCGTGGTGTTCTGCTACTTCATCATCATGCAGATCACCCTGCTCGCCACGGTCCAGTTCTCCAACTGGCTCGGCTTCCAGGCCGATGAATGGCGGGCGGAGGACTACATCGACTTCGTCCTGAAAATGATGCTCGCGGTCGGCCTCAGCTTCCAACTGCCCGTCATCCTCCTCACCCTTGTGAAGGTCGGAGTCCTCGACTACGAGAAGCTCACCCGTTACCGCTCCTACTTCATCGTCGGCAACATGGTGGCCTGCGCCCTCATCACCCCGTCCGGCGATCCCTTCACCATGCTCCTCCTGGCCATTCCCGTGCAGGGCCTCTACGAGATCAGCGTCTTCATCGCCAAGGTCTGGTGGCGCCGCGAACAACGGGAATACGAGGAGGCCGAAGGCGCAGCCAACACCACCTGATTTCCCCTCCCCCATGGCCTACTTCCTCCT
This window harbors:
- the dnaK gene encoding molecular chaperone DnaK, with protein sequence MAKVLGIDLGTTNSCMAVMEAGEPIVLENSEGRRTTPSVVAFTKTGERIVGEAAKRQAVTNPRNTVYSIKRFMGRKFSEVQEEIKRVPYRVVEASNGDAHVEVEMNGETKRFSPPEISAMILAKLKADAEMRLGETITQAVITVPAYFNDSQRQATKDAGRIAGLEVLRIINEPTAASLAYGLDKKKDELIAVYDLGGGTFDISALEIGEGVFEVKATNGDTHLGGDDWDNRLIDWILDEFRQDTGMDLRRQPDALQRIKEEAEKAKIALSSSQQYDINLPFITADASGPKHIQKALTRARLEQLCDDLFERTIAPVRNCLKDAGITSDKIDELVLVGGMTRMPRVVETARSLANKQPHQGVNPDEVVAIGAAIQGGVLKGDVKDVLLLDVTPLSLGIETLGGVFTRLIERNTTVPTRKSEIFSTASDSQPGVEIHVLQGERQFARDNKTIGKFQLTDIPPAPRGVPQIEVTFDIDANGILHVSAKDLGTGKEQKITITASSGLSKDEVERMRRDAESHAEEDRRQRDIVEARNEADNAVYRSEKMLKEAGAKLGADKKAAIEGAVKAVQSALKDGDAAAIKAASEALNQAWQAASEELYKAAGAAAGAGMGGMDGGAGQPGGNAGSGDSGGSEAQAKGGKEEGTIIDAEIVDEKKK
- a CDS encoding MotA/TolQ/ExbB proton channel family protein; the encoded protein is MQVTFYCLLAQSSLLDNFDRATPAGKIVIGILIVFSMFAWSVMTSKAFQMRRARRLNTLFRAEYLRQRSVVEIHSRRVNVDGCPLFSIYEDGCAELVQRLQSSSPTVDPSSAIEGRELSLKSMELVKGALERSVARESLRLEAGLILLAIAVSGAPFLGLLGTVWGVMDAFAAVAAGVTGAATLQMMAPGVAGALITTVAGLMVAIPSMFGYNWLVHTLRVLTVEMDNFAQEVAARMEVEFLEEHGPAEEPRP
- a CDS encoding biopolymer transporter ExbD; protein product: MRRFSQKNALVTLSDINVTPLLDLAFVLLIIFVITTPLLEQGMSLELPRGGRPDDPQLEQSDLRTVEVTPQGTYLLDGEPQSLDALELRLVDEAGRNPRLVVVVRGDRRTSWESVANVVDRCQRRGITRIHFRTVPE
- a CDS encoding TonB family protein, whose product is MSGSRLQRRCLAASALLHAGLLAVVVLAPAFRPHRIDLLSAGPPIELVPSALVEAALAPAPAPREQPRETPPHQPDPTPPPVTPPPVTPPVRQPQPPPAQSPRPRTDNPPRPALPETPRPDTAAARKSTPPASKAPERTSPTFDFSKAKAAERPATRAPEPATKAPSPPRWQSLDRQLANAAGSLAQSTTRSTVDVQISGSGGTATRAWQVRQAYDRAWTTPSQSGDTSGTTEVEVVIRGAGIIVNSRILRRSGNAVLDRSVESALRAVQRIQPFDALPDNATVTFTIGFNLQNRRPL
- a CDS encoding PD40 domain-containing protein — translated: MLPSCPIPLSRRRWLGLMTAAIPAVTLGQNQIVISRLGGPAPIPIALTGYTGEAAAVLRFDLEIAGCRIVPESEAHYTLAAGSGTRLEGRLTDRGGTVLLGRAYTAGTPRQQAHALSDDVVQALGGRGIAQTRIAFKCELSQGKSEIFVSDYDGHGAQQVTRDGSIVAAPTWVPGKLTLLYTSYRLGNPDIFLHDLSSGSRRPFSRQAGLNTSATVSADGQRVAMILSKDGSPNLYVSHLDGSGLTRLTNNRQGDSSPCWSPDNRTLCYSSRSGGPSTLYTLPASGGTPRRLRLAGVTNGTEPDWSPDGQQIAFTTQRGGGFEICVVPANGGDVTALVPGEDPVWAPNSRNIVYTRRHSGGVRALSLLDVPTRQTKDLPRLSGSCSQPTWAR
- a CDS encoding OmpA family protein, whose protein sequence is MKSALFTKAFTLTAVLVIALTSGCRRKPTGITPLPDGARMGASDIQYPQPGGPSDLAGFDTVGGFGDGTGVQGTDLGGLGTPVTPGTNLAMSGGPLDRSMYREDRSFFAANVVYFDFDSSVVKTSERGKVTAVADYLRSNPAASVEVEGHCDERGTEEYNRSLGERRALAVREEIALQGIDPRRVFTISYGEDRPAVQGQNEYAWSRNRRGEFVLLSPR
- the tatA gene encoding twin-arginine translocase TatA/TatE family subunit; the protein is MNLPLLAMLGWPEIIGILVVVLVLFGAKKLPELARGLGQGLKEFKKATREVQDDLQRAIEEDPQHPPQEPPRRVAERPADRPVAHNPSAHAPSEHASPSAQEPSSRPHA
- a CDS encoding twin-arginine translocase subunit TatC, with translation MAVDSPPPPDVDPEDEGGGPVKPFLDHLEDLRWTVIKVLAAVIVSMFVCLVAGRQLVQLLTWPLIQSQQLIASTNVTAVIRAGDMVIGRVPIGGHATNLAAPALPPSFQVVIVPDGTNFTLQLEPEPFSITPRTDPDVPMLKNYSPIGGIIVALKLALYGGMSLAAPFVMLFIGQFVLPAMRRHEKQFIYRAVAIGVGLFIVGVVFCYFIIMQITLLATVQFSNWLGFQADEWRAEDYIDFVLKMMLAVGLSFQLPVILLTLVKVGVLDYEKLTRYRSYFIVGNMVACALITPSGDPFTMLLLAIPVQGLYEISVFIAKVWWRREQREYEEAEGAANTT